One stretch of Oceanithermus profundus DSM 14977 DNA includes these proteins:
- the casB gene encoding type I-E CRISPR-associated protein Cse2/CasB, which produces MPEHPFANYLLGLKARPRALAELRRVAPATAHEDVTAIKHLAGWAGESALGPLRSPFVVAVLFAYHPAHEPLVPFAEAVRRLGRDEALDRRMERLLVAEWSVLPELLRQMVRRLKTADQGFDYGYLFADLERIETRRNPDPRIAWARTYYRLAKADQPTK; this is translated from the coding sequence ATGCCTGAACACCCCTTCGCCAATTACCTTCTCGGGCTGAAGGCCCGCCCGCGCGCGCTGGCTGAACTGCGTCGGGTGGCGCCCGCGACCGCCCACGAAGACGTCACCGCAATCAAGCACTTGGCCGGCTGGGCGGGGGAGAGCGCCCTCGGCCCGCTGCGCTCCCCCTTCGTCGTCGCGGTTCTCTTCGCCTACCATCCCGCTCACGAACCCTTGGTGCCGTTCGCCGAGGCCGTGAGGCGTCTGGGGCGCGACGAGGCCCTCGACCGGCGGATGGAGCGGCTGCTCGTTGCCGAGTGGTCCGTCCTGCCCGAACTGTTGCGCCAGATGGTACGCAGGCTCAAGACCGCTGACCAGGGCTTCGACTACGGCTACCTGTTCGCGGACCTCGAGCGCATCGAAACCAGAAGAAACCCCGACCCCCGCATCGCCTGGGCGCGAACCTACTACCGCCTAGCGAAAGCCGACCAGCCGACCAAGTAG
- the casA gene encoding type I-E CRISPR-associated protein Cse1/CasA, whose protein sequence is MKNTGAFNLITDAWIPILPTSGSPREVGLLEALERAHEFRGLALAHPLEHMAVLRLLLAILYRVLTPGRDLADLQRLYREGRLPADAIGTYLNEHRERFALEGDTPFLQVPDVETTPTAITVLTADLPQGGWPLLTGRPDSDPPPLSPAQAARTLLAHQTFAVGGLLNRNGVTSVLDAPSARFAQFHAVGETLARTLLLNLAGPSEPADLPFWERPQPTAADVEAYRTRVQPLGPATAYTYLSRAVRLIPTPGGRYAQVRYAAGWRYDDLPNDPMLAWTEHRTQGRVPHRLDPEREAAFDLLAALPVGEGARYPSTLRHALALTGELPRYVAVGALLTDPKRPAKVLGHRLEQLRASALPGEATLALLEAAEETAEAARKVVFHVLHEAHPHWSNSQVAARYRTLNPLAPYWNAVFEAYTAGSGDAPDVLATALRRVEEALAVPYANHPRILALLANRLRPLARNPKEVSHA, encoded by the coding sequence ATGAAGAACACCGGCGCGTTCAATCTGATTACGGATGCCTGGATACCGATACTCCCGACCTCGGGTTCACCCCGGGAAGTGGGGCTTTTGGAGGCCCTCGAGCGGGCTCACGAGTTCCGGGGCCTCGCGCTAGCCCACCCCCTCGAGCACATGGCCGTGCTGCGGCTTTTGCTTGCGATCCTCTACCGGGTCCTTACCCCTGGGCGCGACCTCGCCGACCTGCAACGGCTCTACCGCGAAGGCCGGTTGCCCGCGGACGCGATCGGGACCTACCTGAACGAGCACCGCGAGCGCTTCGCCCTCGAGGGCGATACCCCCTTCCTGCAAGTTCCCGACGTGGAGACGACCCCGACCGCGATCACCGTACTCACCGCCGACCTGCCGCAGGGAGGCTGGCCGTTGCTCACCGGCCGCCCGGATAGCGACCCCCCGCCCCTCTCGCCGGCCCAAGCCGCGCGCACCCTCCTCGCCCACCAGACCTTCGCCGTCGGGGGCTTGCTTAACCGCAACGGGGTTACGTCGGTTCTCGACGCCCCCAGCGCGCGCTTCGCTCAGTTCCACGCGGTGGGGGAGACCCTTGCCCGCACCCTGCTGCTCAACCTGGCCGGCCCCAGCGAGCCCGCCGACCTTCCGTTCTGGGAACGTCCCCAGCCCACGGCGGCCGACGTCGAGGCCTACCGCACCCGCGTCCAGCCCCTGGGTCCGGCCACGGCGTACACCTACCTCTCGCGCGCCGTTCGCCTGATCCCCACCCCCGGCGGCCGCTACGCCCAGGTGCGCTACGCTGCGGGGTGGCGCTACGATGACCTTCCCAACGACCCCATGCTGGCCTGGACCGAGCACCGCACCCAGGGCCGCGTACCCCACCGGCTCGACCCCGAGCGCGAAGCGGCGTTCGACTTGCTCGCCGCCCTGCCGGTAGGGGAGGGGGCGCGGTACCCCTCGACCCTGCGCCACGCCCTCGCCCTCACCGGGGAGTTGCCGCGCTACGTCGCGGTCGGCGCCCTCCTCACCGACCCCAAGCGGCCGGCGAAGGTCCTCGGACACCGGCTCGAGCAGCTGCGCGCGAGCGCGCTCCCCGGCGAAGCCACCCTCGCCCTGCTCGAGGCGGCCGAAGAAACCGCCGAAGCCGCGCGGAAGGTAGTCTTCCACGTGCTCCACGAGGCGCACCCGCACTGGTCGAACAGCCAGGTGGCCGCGCGCTACCGCACGCTCAACCCCCTGGCTCCGTACTGGAATGCGGTCTTCGAGGCGTACACGGCGGGGTCGGGGGACGCTCCCGACGTCCTGGCCACGGCGCTGCGCCGGGTGGAGGAGGCCCTAGCCGTGCCCTACGCCAACCACCCCCGTATCCTGGCCCTGCTGGCGAACCGGCTCCGCCCCCTCGCCCGCAACCCCAAGGAGGTCTCGCATGCCTGA
- the dcd gene encoding dCTP deaminase: MIKPDRWIRRMAREHGMIEPFEENLVREGVISYGLSSFGYDLRAAPEWKVFTNAYGAVVDPKAFDPQSFVEIEADEVLIPPNSFALTRSIEYIRMPENVIAIALGKSTYARCGIVANVTPLEPGWEGHVTLEISNTTPLPARVYAGEGIVQLLFFEGETPEVTYKSRGGKYQGQRGITLPKI; encoded by the coding sequence ATGATTAAACCCGACCGGTGGATCCGGCGGATGGCCCGGGAACACGGCATGATCGAGCCTTTCGAGGAAAACCTGGTGCGGGAAGGCGTGATCTCCTACGGCCTCAGCTCGTTCGGTTACGACCTGCGCGCCGCGCCCGAGTGGAAGGTCTTCACCAACGCCTACGGCGCCGTGGTCGACCCCAAGGCCTTCGACCCTCAGAGCTTCGTGGAGATCGAGGCCGACGAGGTCCTGATCCCGCCCAACTCCTTCGCGCTCACCCGCTCGATCGAGTACATCCGCATGCCCGAAAACGTGATCGCCATCGCGCTGGGCAAGTCCACCTACGCCCGTTGCGGCATCGTGGCCAACGTCACCCCGCTGGAACCGGGCTGGGAAGGCCACGTCACCCTGGAGATCTCCAACACCACCCCGCTGCCCGCCCGCGTCTATGCCGGCGAGGGCATCGTCCAGCTCCTCTTCTTCGAGGGCGAGACCCCGGAGGTCACCTACAAGAGCCGCGGCGGCAAGTACCAGGGCCAGCGGGGCATCACCCTGCCCAAGATCTAG